In Oncorhynchus gorbuscha isolate QuinsamMale2020 ecotype Even-year linkage group LG03, OgorEven_v1.0, whole genome shotgun sequence, the DNA window TGGGTTCGAGACCTGATCCCTGCTGTTTCGTTACATTATATACATAGAATAAACAAATACCTCTGCTCATTTATGGTCACTTTTTTAATGGTCAATGGTTGCCTGAAGAGGGCGCTCTCTGAGCTGCTCATTGAACATCATTCAGGCCTAGGTCACAACGTGAGAGATAGTAGGCATGGTGGTTAGACTGTGAGTAGCTTGCCACAGCCAACGTATTTGAATAAGTATATAATCAAAAGTACTCTTCACCAAGCAAGCAGCCCTGTCCTCATCACATTCTCACTTAGTTAACGTAAGCTCCGCTATCTAGCCAGCAACGTAGCTCACTTTGCTAGCAAGCAATCTATGCTACTTATGTGCAACACTGAACGGGCGCCAAAGTGAACAATCGTTCTTGGTACAAGATCTTGGTACAAGTGGTCTTATTATATTAGCCAGTGGGCTTATTTAGTTTGTTTTCCGAAATATGCAATCTGCAAAAAGCAGGCCATGTGCTTGCGTTCATGATGAGATaactctagctagctagctaaatgagaACGTGTGATTAAACAAGTGCGGCAATCATTTGCCTGCATAAATGTTTTTCGTTTTCAGCGCAAGCCATTTGCAGTTGAAAATTACAACCAATATATTCATATTGAATAACAGTGATGTAGATATGGTTTCTGTAAGAAAACATTGTCGTAATGAACAGCTAGCTTGTGCTTGTCATATACTACTCTCATTGCAAGGTTGCCATAAAGTGTTTGTTTACATGACCTCTGACTGTTGTAGACGCTGGTAAATCTACTCAGGACAAATGCTGACGCTGACACCTAGCGGTGAGATTAGGAACAGCATGTTACTGCATTTCAATGCTAATTTGTGAACGGTGCGGTTTCAGATTTACTTTGAGACTAAGTTTAATTAATTCAATCTTGTGGTGGTTTAACACAAGCACTTTTGCATACTTCTTATCCACTGCCATAGATAGGGACAACTTAAAAGATTTGTCTAAGAAGGGACACTAAACAAGTTTTACTGTTGTATTTATAGAGGATATAGTTGCTTTTTCGTGGATATCTTAAATAATGTTTATTTTAATATTTTGTTAAGAAATTCTAATTTAGAGTATCCGTTAATCCTTTGGAGCACAATTTGAAAAAAAAGTATGTTATTCACCTCTAAAAACAATATATTGGGTGATATATCAGTAAATCAGTGACTTTGCCTCCCTCCTATCGTTATCAGACCCCAAAATCCCATATCGGTCTAAGCAAAACATCTGCATAACAATGAGAGATATAGTAAACCGACAAGCAACACAGAGGAGGTGAGCAGGAGAAGCCAAAGAGTAGTCCCTGTCCTTTGATTGGTCAATTCCAACGGATTGTCCACAACATTGAACAATGTCAGCGCTCTACCTTGGTCAAAGCCAATGATATGTCCTTACATTGACCAATGATCCGCTCCTCCACTGCCCTCTCTACTgagccagagaggaagaggtgaagcgaTAAGCAGACCGATAAGCAGACTGCCTGCCTTTGGGACaatgactcccattgttaggtTGGAGACAAGACCATCTTGTCATTATATACAGTATCGCTGCCTgagctgtgtcagtgtgtgagatatatatatatatttatcaccCTGTGTAGTTTGAAAGGCTCAGGAGGAAAAACAGAGGCCACAGCACTCCATACAGATCTCCAGGCAGTCTGCAGACTCGCAGCACGCGTCGATGATCCCACAGTCCATGTCACATGGCAGCTCACAGTCGCCACACTCCTCGGAGGCACAGCAGCAGCAGAAACACGCCGAGTCGTCCCCCGCACACGAACCACAGGTGGCACAGTCCAACACGATGTTACACAGAGTCAGGAACTCACAGAACAGACAGGCCAGGATACAGTGGACACAACAgtctgagggagagaaggagagttaTTCAGGATACAGTGAACACAACAgtctgagggagagaaggagagttaTTCAGGATACAGTGAACACAACAGtctgagggagagaatgagagttaTTCAGGATACAGTGAACACAACAGtctgagggagagaatgagattTATTCAGGATACAGTGAACACAACAgtctgagggagagaaggagagttaTTCAGGATACAGTGAACACAACAGtctgagggagagaatgagattTATTCAGGATACAGTGAACACAACAgtctgagggagagaaggagagttaTTCAGGATACAGTGAACACAACAgtctgagggagagaaagagagttattCAGGATACAGTGAACACAACAgtctgaggagagaaggagagttaTTTATTCAGGATACAGTGAACACAACAGtctgagggagagaatgagattTATTCAGGATACAGTGAACACAACAgtctgagggagagaaggagagttaTTCAGGATACAGTGAACACAACAgtctgagggagagaaggagagttaTTCAGGATACAGTGAACACAACAgtctgagggagagaaggagagttaTTCAGGATACAGTGAACACAACAgtctgagggagagaaggagagttaTTCAGGATACAGTGAACACAACAGtctgagggagagaatgagattTATTCAGGATACAGTGAACACAACAGtctgaggaagagaaggagagggagagagggagagaaggagatttATTCAGGATACAGTGAACACAACAgtctgagggagagggagagttatTCAGGATACAGTGAACACAACAGTCTTAGTTATTCAGGATACAGTGAACACAACAgtctgagggagagaaggagagttaTTCAGGATACAGTGAACACAACAGtctgaggaagagaaggagagttaTTCAGGATACAGTGAACACAACAgtctgagggagagaaggagagttagTCATATTTATTTGACCTGGTACTTGATTACAATGCATACTGTTTTGAGAAGAGGGatagatggaagagagaggagaggtggggtacCACAGTGTGATGGACAGAAGAAGGTAGCTTCTCACCATCCTGTGCTTCTATAGGTATCTGGGAGCTGTTGCTCTTGGAGGAGCTCTTGCTCCTCTTGCTGCTCTGAGAGGTGATGGAGGGGTTGGACTGGAGCTTCTTAGGGTTCTTCATCCCAGATGAGGAacacgaggaggaggaagaggccgCCCTGGGTAGGGAGTTGGGGGCCGGCCGATCATGAGGCCCTCCGTTCCTCACTCCATTGGGGTGAGACGCATGT includes these proteins:
- the mdfi gene encoding myoD family inhibitor — protein: MDVERGPPVSSPEPPNDGDPCPPTDNTVPTPSPTLTPTTGQPQTRSTPIHPTQPCLTQPTSQLRNGAKPHTHTPHTHTPHCIHTANTHASHPNGVRNGGPHDRPAPNSLPRAASSSSSCSSSGMKNPKKLQSNPSITSQSSKRSKSSSKSNSSQIPIEAQDDCCVHCILACLFCEFLTLCNIVLDCATCGSCAGDDSACFCCCCASEECGDCELPCDMDCGIIDACCESADCLEICMECCGLCFSS